A genomic segment from Zerene cesonia ecotype Mississippi chromosome 7, Zerene_cesonia_1.1, whole genome shotgun sequence encodes:
- the LOC119828182 gene encoding uncharacterized Golgi apparatus membrane protein-like protein CG5021 isoform X2 gives MNSATVPLLDDDTIAFGEEDNANKQFVHPYIVFFHLIFRCSAIVVYILCGWFSDSFIASFVLVVLLLSADFWTVKNISGRLLVGLRWWNYVDDDGKSHWVFESRQNRVNRNESRLFWMGLILCPLIWSGFFIICLLSLKFKWMLLVMIALTLTGANLYGYVKCKFGAKENLKSATTDFVKKQLLANATSFMFTQPAPPTVNPNTGVV, from the exons atgaattcagCTACG GTGCCGTTGTTAGACGACGACACCATCGCGTTCGGAGAGGAAGACAATGCTAATAAACAGTTTGT ACATCCCTACATTGTATTCTTTCATCTCATATTCCGGTGTTCAGCTATTGTGGTATACATACTGTGTGGCTGGTTCTCCGACTCCTTCATAGCAAGTTTTGTGCTTGTTGTCCTGTTACTGTCTGCTGACTTTTGGACTGTCAAAAACATTAGTG gACGTCTCTTGGTAGGCTTGAGATGGTGGAACTATGTAGATGATGATGGCAAGTCACATTGGGTCTTTGAATCGAGACAG aaCCGCGTGAATCGAAACGAAAGTCGCTTGTTTTGGATGGGTCTCATACTGTGTCCACTCATCTGGTCTGGTTTCTTCATTATTTGCTTATTAAGCCTTAAGTTCAAATGGATG cttcTTGTCATGATCGCGCTCACACTGACTGGCGCGAATTTATACGGCTATGTCAAATGTAAATTTGGCGCCAAAGAGAACTTGAAGTCGGCGACTACAGACTTCGTAAAGAAACAGTTATTGGCCAATGCGACCTCCTTTATGTTTACACAACCTGCGCCGCCAACAGTGAATCCAAATACTGGTGttgtttaa
- the LOC119828180 gene encoding TATA element modulatory factor produces MNWFDTSGLTSLAKNALKEAQKTIDKALDIQDDSEEEQEGEPSNPPTAKSSPGAGSTPQKDTNDFFSSWGLTVSAEVNTDSPIKEQPVVTESPSKANSQSLWGSFAGSFFEQPKTDDNTIVRPPKAKSLNVICDKYDSQDDLFSKSQLVMSDGSESLDQKKNTKSEDRRKSSLSNALSFVSSRNSSDSVEVLSQSLKTTPDSEAASYQSASQSSSMGLKPNSESVEILPDSLISPSSIECLGFDSYSSDRNSSSSSNLTPTEGSDKKSTPIGDRTEKVRTADSVSLVADDDEDTMSYNSISECTAPTVLDTDDKPISPFPKIARLDQRKPESILYVEQLASQKMHISENSSNDGSWSDRTLNADNDSVTLENINEENKKECEDMSMEKLSDSSSFYNVNVTADLLRSESSFVNIERPVHSPPGSNDSSHKDCIVKERTSPVSSDSKSDLVKVGSDRTSGHTSGDEIETATSSDIEIIPSPNGDSGQGCRNSPGKYGFKHKMDGTTSPNLVDLVLGKNLATKIRGHNRELSDASIKSNTSDESQGSENERLMRRLSEMAEILDARENRLMEVSRSNAELAECNAHLKCQMESLMAKHESSDINTITEDYTQRMSALEKKFQQAIREKDQLRKQLDSLKQEISRKSSTSTETLLKEKDDMIAQLQEEGEKLARQELQHSNIIKKLRTKERDNEQVIKSLRDKIAEQSSELDRMKRSLAAKEELEVSQIEAVYRLTNANKKMETELMETKSALDDTTQKLDSARTSLEAARRELGELQRAAAELADSRAAAGQLAAARDRAERQAELLRHELRQLRAERAREEQRWVSREEALRREVSEASEARAESSGERDAPHAALLAQLAALQAAALHHERARTAAAHRLAEVESQAAKAAECERLARAESQALLERLGEAEAARSRARDELLAAGAAARHAQRRLRLLEEEADGKIKELEELKTAKEKQIAELETRITETEHLLEEERTALDTERKRNTILQEQLSTRGDISPSQSVLSDTLSNSLWNDDTSTVSNMGIGGGMWIPRDALRQHVAALTQQLEHSQNVQEQYDALLQMYGEKEEQVEELRLDLHDVTQLYKAQLDELVAFRQRDAR; encoded by the exons ATGAACTGGTTCGACACTTCGGGATTGACGAGCTTAGCTAAAAACGCATTAAAAGAGGCTCAAAAGACTATTGACAAAGCATTGGACATCCAGGATGATAGCGAAGAAGAGCAGGAGGGTGAACCTTCGAACCCTCCAACGGCTAAAAGTTCGCCAGGGGCCGGATCGACACCACAAAAGGATACAAATGATTTCTTTTCTTCGTGGGGGCTAACCGTCAGTGCAGAAGTTAATACAGATAGTCCAATTAAAGAGCAGCCCGTAGTGACAGAAAGCCCATCAAAAGCGAATTCGCAAAGTCTTTGGGGATCTTTTGCAGGGTCATTCTTTGAGCAACCTAAAACTGATGACAACACCATTGTTCGCCCTCCTAAAGCGAAATCTTTAAACGTCATTTGTGATAAGTACGACAGCCAAGATGATCTATTTTCTAAAAGTCAGTTGGTAATGTCTGATGGCTCTGAATCCTTGGatcaaaagaaaaacacaaaatcaGAAGATAGACGTAAATCATCACTAAGCAATGCTCTTTCATTTGTATCAAGTAGGAATAGTTCAGATTCAGTAGAGGTTTTGTCACAGAGCTTAAAAACAACACCAGATTCAGAAGCAGCCTCTTACCAGTCTGCCTCACAAAGTAGTAGCATGGGCTTGAAACCTAACTCTGAATCTGTTGAAATCCTCCCCGATAGTCTAATTAGCCCAAGCTCTATAGAATGCCTTGGCTTTGATAGTTATTCAAGTGACAGAAATAGCAGCTCATCTTCAAACTTAACCCCAACTGAAGGGTCTGATAAGAAATCGACTCCAATTGGAGACAGGACAGAAAAAGTAAGAACAGCAGATAGTGTTAGCCTTGTAGCTGACGATGATGAGGACACAATGTCATATAATTCTATATCTGAATGCACAGCCCCCACGGTATTGGATACAGATGATAAACCAATAAGTCCATTTCCAAAAATAGCAAGACTTGATCAGAGGAAACCAGAGAGCATCTTGTATGTAGAGCAACTTGCATCTCAGAAAATGCACATCAGTGAGAATTCATCCAATGATGGCTCATGGTCAGATCGTACTTTAAATGCTGATAATGATAGTGTTACATTAGAAAATAtcaatgaagaaaataaaaaggaatgtGAAGATATGTCCATGGAAAAGTTAAGTGATTCATCTTCGTTTTACAATGTTAATGTAACAGCTGATTTGCTCAGATCAGAGAGTTCTTTCGTTAACATAGAGCGCCCAGTACATAGTCCTCCAGGAAGTAATGATTCTTCTCATAAAGACTGCATTGTAAAAGAGAGAACTTCTCCAGTGAGTTCTGATAGTAAAAGTGACCTCGTTAAAGTAGGTTCAGATCGTACATCCGGCCATACGTCTGGAGATGAAATTGAAACTGCAACCTCATCTGATATTGAGATCATACCCAGTCCCAATGGTGACAGTGGGCAGGGCTGCAGAAATAGCCCGGGGAAATATGGGttcaaacataaaatggaTGGAACTACATCACCCAATTTAGTTGACCTAGTACTAGGGAAGAATTTAGCTACAAAAATTCGCGGCCACAACAGAGAGCTCTCTGATGCTTCCATTAAGAGTAATACGAGTGATGAAAGCCAAGGTTCAGAAAACGAAAGACTTATGCGCCGTTTGAGCGAAATGGCGGAAATTCTAGATGCTAGAGAGAATAGACTGATGGAAGTTAGTAGAAGTAACGCAGAGTTAGCTGAATGTAATGCCCATCTCAAGTGTCAAATGGAGAGCCTCATGGCGAAACATGAGAGTAGTGATATTAACACAATTACAGAGGATTACACACAAAGAATGTCAGCGCTTGAGAAGAAATTCCAACAAGCGATTAGAGAAAAG GACCAGCTCAGGAAGCAATTAGATAGCCTAAAGCAAGAAATATCAAGGAAGAGTTCAACGAGCACAGAGACCCTTTTGAAAGAGAAAGACGACATGATCGCCCAATTGCAAGAGGAGGGAGAGAAGTTGGCTCGCCAGGAGTTGCAGCACTCCAACATTATCAAGAAGCTTAGAACTAAGGAGAGGGATAATGAGCAGGTTATTAAAAGTTTACG agatAAAATAGCAGAACAATCCTCTGAGCTAGACCGTATGAAGCGATCCCTCGCCGCCAAGGAAGAGTTAGAAGTGAGTCAGATAGAAGCAGTTTACCGACTCACTAACGCTAATAAGAAAATGGAAACTGAACTTATGGAG ACAAAAAGCGCACTAGACGATACAACGCAAAAGTTAGACAGCGCGCGCACCTCGCTGGAGGCGGCTCGGCGCGAGCTCGGCGAGCTgcagcgcgccgccgccgagCTGGCCGAcagccgcgccgccgccggccAGCTCGCCGCCGCGCGCGACCGCGCCGAGCGCCAGGCCGAGCTGCTGCGCCACGAGCTGCGCCAGCTGCGGGCCGAGCGGGCCAGAG AGGAGCAGCGCTGGGTGAGCCGCGAGGAGGCGCTGCGGCGCGAGGTGAGCGAGGCGAGCGAAGCGCGGGCGGAGTCGAGCGGCGAGCGGGACGCGCCGCACGCCGCGCTGCTGGCGCAGCTCGCCGCGCTGCAGGCCGCCGCGCTGCACCACGAGCGCGCGCGCACCGCCGCCGCGCACCGCCTGG CGGAAGTGGAGAGCCAAGCGGCGAAGGCGGCGGAGTGCGAGCGGCTGGCGCGCGCCGAGAGCCAGGCGCTGCTGGAGCGCCTGGGCGAGGCCGAGGCGGCGCGGAGCCGCGCGCGGGACGAGCTGCTCGCCGCCGGCGCCGCCGCGCGCCACGCGCAGCGCCGCCTGCGCCTGCTGGAGGAGGAGGCGGACGG cAAAATCAAAGAATTAGAGGAGCTAAAAACTGCTAAAGAGAAACAAATAGCTGAATTGGAAACGAGAATAACTGAAACAGAACATTTACTAGAAGAGGAGCGGACCGCTCTGGATACTGAGCGAAAGAGGAATACTATACTGcag GAGCAGTTATCGACGCGAGGTGACATATCACCTTCACAGTCTGTTCTGTCCGATACCTTGTCGAACTCTTTATGGAAT GATGATACCAGCACAGTATCGAATATGGGCATCGGTGGGGGGATGTGGATCCCG CGGGACGCGCTGCGGCAGCACGTGGCTGCGCTGACTCAGCAGCTGGAGCACTCGCAG
- the LOC119828182 gene encoding uncharacterized Golgi apparatus membrane protein-like protein CG5021 isoform X1, with amino-acid sequence MNSATPGVPQVPLLDDDTIAFGEEDNANKQFVHPYIVFFHLIFRCSAIVVYILCGWFSDSFIASFVLVVLLLSADFWTVKNISGRLLVGLRWWNYVDDDGKSHWVFESRQNRVNRNESRLFWMGLILCPLIWSGFFIICLLSLKFKWMLLVMIALTLTGANLYGYVKCKFGAKENLKSATTDFVKKQLLANATSFMFTQPAPPTVNPNTGVV; translated from the exons atgaattcagCTACG CCCGGTGTCCCTCAGGTGCCGTTGTTAGACGACGACACCATCGCGTTCGGAGAGGAAGACAATGCTAATAAACAGTTTGT ACATCCCTACATTGTATTCTTTCATCTCATATTCCGGTGTTCAGCTATTGTGGTATACATACTGTGTGGCTGGTTCTCCGACTCCTTCATAGCAAGTTTTGTGCTTGTTGTCCTGTTACTGTCTGCTGACTTTTGGACTGTCAAAAACATTAGTG gACGTCTCTTGGTAGGCTTGAGATGGTGGAACTATGTAGATGATGATGGCAAGTCACATTGGGTCTTTGAATCGAGACAG aaCCGCGTGAATCGAAACGAAAGTCGCTTGTTTTGGATGGGTCTCATACTGTGTCCACTCATCTGGTCTGGTTTCTTCATTATTTGCTTATTAAGCCTTAAGTTCAAATGGATG cttcTTGTCATGATCGCGCTCACACTGACTGGCGCGAATTTATACGGCTATGTCAAATGTAAATTTGGCGCCAAAGAGAACTTGAAGTCGGCGACTACAGACTTCGTAAAGAAACAGTTATTGGCCAATGCGACCTCCTTTATGTTTACACAACCTGCGCCGCCAACAGTGAATCCAAATACTGGTGttgtttaa